In Coleofasciculus sp. FACHB-1120, a single genomic region encodes these proteins:
- a CDS encoding dihydroorotase: MMNELLQQVRVIDPVSGTDQIADILIADGYIQAVETEISDLSADTTVRDCRGFVVGPGLVDLYSHSGEPGFEERETLASLVDAAAAGGFTRLAILPDTLPVLDNLGGLAYLQQAKIQHPKSKIEFWGALTVGIQGQQMTSLAELAAAGVVGFADGQPVQNLALLRRLLEYLQPLGKPVALWPCDRALSGNGVMREGTASIRFGLPGNPAIAETSALAALLEVVEATRTPVHIMRVSTARSVELIANAKARNLPIAASTTWMHLLHNTEAVGSYDSNLRLEPPLGNSSDQAALIQGIQSGVLDAIAIDHTPYTYEEKTVAFSEAPAGVIGLELALSLLWHTFVETGEWSALELWRVLSTHPAECLQQKPPAIAPGQPAELVLFDPQLSWTADRQTLKSRSENTPWLGRSLTGRVLQTWVMGN, from the coding sequence ATTATGAATGAACTGCTCCAACAAGTACGGGTCATCGACCCAGTTTCTGGAACCGACCAGATTGCCGATATTCTGATTGCTGACGGTTATATCCAAGCAGTCGAAACTGAAATTTCTGACTTGTCCGCTGACACGACTGTCCGGGATTGTCGTGGATTTGTCGTAGGGCCAGGGTTAGTAGATTTATATAGCCACTCTGGTGAGCCTGGGTTTGAAGAGCGGGAAACCCTAGCCTCGCTCGTTGATGCGGCAGCAGCCGGGGGCTTTACTCGACTGGCAATCTTGCCAGATACTCTACCCGTTCTCGACAATTTAGGGGGTTTAGCCTACCTTCAACAAGCCAAAATCCAACATCCAAAATCCAAAATTGAATTTTGGGGGGCGCTGACTGTTGGTATTCAAGGGCAGCAGATGACATCCCTGGCTGAACTGGCGGCGGCTGGGGTGGTCGGCTTTGCAGATGGTCAACCTGTGCAGAATCTGGCGCTGCTGCGCCGCCTGTTGGAATATCTCCAGCCGTTAGGAAAACCTGTGGCTTTGTGGCCTTGCGATCGCGCTTTGAGCGGCAATGGAGTAATGAGAGAAGGCACGGCGTCGATTCGCTTTGGCTTGCCAGGAAACCCAGCGATCGCAGAAACATCGGCGCTGGCTGCTTTGCTGGAAGTGGTGGAAGCTACTCGCACCCCTGTCCATATCATGCGCGTTTCTACTGCTCGCAGCGTTGAGCTAATTGCGAATGCCAAGGCGCGGAATTTACCGATCGCCGCGAGTACTACCTGGATGCATTTATTGCACAATACGGAGGCGGTAGGCAGTTACGACTCGAACTTGCGACTAGAACCCCCTCTGGGCAATTCTTCTGACCAAGCGGCGCTGATTCAGGGGATACAGAGTGGGGTATTAGACGCGATCGCGATTGACCATACTCCCTACACCTACGAAGAGAAAACGGTCGCCTTTTCCGAAGCACCCGCAGGCGTAATTGGTCTAGAGTTGGCTTTGTCGCTTCTGTGGCACACCTTTGTCGAGACTGGAGAGTGGTCAGCTTTAGAACTGTGGCGGGTTTTAAGTACCCATCCGGCGGAGTGTTTGCAGCAAAAACCCCCAGCGATCGCGCCCGGTCAACCGGCTGAACTGGTCTTATTTGACCCCCAGTTGAGCTGGACAGCGGACAGACAAACCCTGAAATCCCGCTCAGAGAATACCCCTTGGCTAGGGCGATCGCTGACGGGTCGGGTTTTACAAACTTGGGTAATGGGTAATTAG
- a CDS encoding ISAs1 family transposase: protein MSSLIEHLQQIRDFRTQPRYPLWVVLVLVLMGTMSNCLGYRALEDFVERHQKALLELMELPQTRLPSYSTIRRVMVRIDFLELTKAFNAWASEAFGVSLSEQVAMDGKSIKASVKDYDNAYQDFVSVVSAFRIQQGVVVGLQPMHNRLESEIATVQSLLNVLQLKGVCFSMDALHAQKKPSSKSSTVVMTT, encoded by the coding sequence ATGAGCAGCCTGATAGAACATCTGCAACAAATCCGAGATTTCCGTACCCAGCCACGCTATCCCCTGTGGGTAGTACTGGTGCTGGTACTCATGGGGACAATGAGTAATTGTTTAGGGTATCGAGCGCTAGAAGACTTTGTTGAGCGCCACCAAAAAGCCTTGCTGGAGTTAATGGAGCTGCCTCAGACACGACTACCATCTTACTCGACGATTCGACGAGTGATGGTGAGGATTGACTTTTTGGAATTGACCAAGGCATTCAATGCTTGGGCAAGCGAGGCCTTCGGAGTGTCCCTAAGCGAGCAAGTAGCGATGGATGGCAAGAGTATTAAAGCTAGCGTCAAAGACTACGACAATGCCTATCAAGATTTCGTTAGTGTCGTATCGGCATTTAGGATTCAACAAGGCGTGGTGGTAGGATTACAACCCATGCACAATCGTCTGGAAAGTGAAATTGCCACAGTGCAAAGCTTGTTGAATGTTTTACAACTCAAAGGTGTCTGTTTCAGTATGGATGCCTTACACGCCCAAAAAAAACCATCCAGCAAATCATCGACAGTGGTAATGACTACTTAA
- a CDS encoding histidine phosphatase family protein, with the protein MNTRVILVRHGQSSYNSERRIQGRCDESILTEKGRATARQLGATLSNLKIDAIYSSPLQRAKATAEIVQSSLATPAPLTASDNLMEIDLPLWQKMLSVEVQEKFPEDYQCWHERPQEFRMSVPTPEGLKEHFPVLAIYEQARQFWQETLSRHAGETILIVGHNGINRALLSTAIGISPQRYHSIQQSNCGISVLNFAAGWGKPAQLESMNLTAHVGEVLPKPRPGHRGLRLLLVRHGETDWNRQKRFQGQIDVPLNDNGREQARKAAEFLKDVPIDFAVTSPMLRPKETAEIILKYHPNVQIELQAPLAEIGHGLWEGKFEEEIELSYPGMLQQWREFPQTVQMPEGENLQQVWDRAIAAWQDIVSSYSGDRPKTGLVVAHDATNKVLLCYLLGLNPENFWSIKQGNGAVTVIDYLQGPESTPVLQAMNVTTHLGGGVLDQTAAGAL; encoded by the coding sequence CAGTGAGCGTAGAATTCAGGGCCGCTGTGATGAATCAATTTTGACGGAAAAAGGTCGCGCGACTGCCCGTCAACTTGGCGCTACTCTGAGTAACTTGAAAATTGATGCGATTTACAGTAGCCCCCTGCAACGGGCGAAAGCAACCGCAGAGATCGTTCAATCCAGTTTGGCGACGCCGGCCCCCTTAACAGCGTCAGATAACTTGATGGAAATCGATTTACCCCTTTGGCAGAAAATGCTTTCCGTGGAAGTGCAGGAGAAATTTCCTGAAGATTACCAATGTTGGCATGAGCGTCCCCAGGAATTTCGGATGAGCGTCCCGACGCCAGAGGGACTAAAAGAACACTTCCCAGTCTTAGCCATCTACGAGCAAGCGCGGCAATTCTGGCAGGAAACTTTATCCCGCCATGCGGGAGAGACGATTCTCATTGTGGGGCATAACGGCATCAACCGGGCTTTGCTCAGTACGGCAATTGGAATATCGCCACAGCGCTACCATTCGATTCAACAGTCGAATTGCGGCATCAGCGTGCTAAATTTTGCCGCTGGTTGGGGCAAACCGGCGCAATTAGAGTCGATGAATCTCACTGCCCATGTGGGAGAAGTGCTGCCAAAGCCGCGTCCGGGTCATCGCGGACTCCGTTTGTTGCTGGTACGCCACGGGGAAACCGACTGGAATCGCCAGAAACGCTTTCAAGGGCAAATTGATGTGCCCCTCAACGATAACGGTCGAGAACAAGCCCGGAAGGCGGCGGAGTTTCTCAAAGATGTGCCGATTGACTTTGCGGTAACAAGCCCGATGCTGCGTCCCAAGGAAACAGCCGAAATTATTCTGAAATATCACCCTAACGTCCAGATTGAACTACAGGCACCTTTGGCAGAAATTGGTCACGGGCTGTGGGAAGGAAAATTTGAAGAAGAAATTGAGCTGTCGTATCCAGGAATGCTGCAACAGTGGCGAGAGTTTCCGCAGACAGTGCAGATGCCAGAAGGAGAAAACTTGCAACAAGTTTGGGATAGAGCGATCGCAGCTTGGCAAGACATCGTCTCGTCTTATTCTGGAGATCGACCGAAAACAGGTTTGGTGGTTGCTCACGACGCCACGAACAAAGTCTTACTCTGCTACCTTTTGGGTTTAAATCCAGAAAATTTCTGGAGCATTAAGCAGGGGAACGGGGCAGTGACGGTCATCGACTATCTTCAAGGGCCAGAAAGTACGCCGGTGCTGCAAGCAATGAATGTCACAACTCACTTAGGTGGGGGCGTTCTCGATCAAACGGCTGCCGGTGCATTGTAG
- the lepB gene encoding signal peptidase I codes for MTDVQNQQPDLQPQPKAENPFVEGIKTIGLSAILAFGIRSFVAEARYIPSGSMLPTLQINDRLIIDKVSYNFRSPQRGDIVVFAPTEALEKQNFHDAFIKRVIGLPGEKIEVKGGRVYVNGKPLSEKYIEEQPQYTYGPVTVPENSYLVLGDNRNNSYDSHYWGFVPREKIIGRAVVRFWPIQRAGEVDSAPAYTKEQ; via the coding sequence ATGACTGACGTGCAGAATCAACAACCTGACCTCCAACCCCAACCAAAAGCTGAAAATCCTTTCGTAGAAGGAATTAAAACGATTGGCTTGAGTGCCATTCTGGCTTTTGGAATTCGCTCTTTTGTGGCGGAAGCACGCTACATTCCTTCGGGTTCAATGCTGCCTACACTACAAATCAATGACCGTCTGATTATAGACAAGGTTAGTTACAACTTCCGATCTCCTCAGCGGGGAGACATTGTGGTGTTTGCGCCGACCGAAGCGCTAGAAAAGCAAAACTTTCACGATGCTTTTATTAAGCGCGTGATTGGTTTACCTGGGGAAAAGATAGAAGTGAAAGGGGGACGGGTGTATGTCAACGGGAAACCCCTGTCAGAAAAATATATTGAAGAACAGCCACAGTATACCTATGGGCCGGTGACGGTGCCAGAAAACTCCTACCTGGTACTGGGTGATAATCGCAACAACAGTTACGACAGCCACTATTGGGGTTTTGTCCCCCGCGAAAAAATCATTGGTCGTGCTGTCGTGCGCTTCTGGCCCATTCAACGTGCCGGAGAAGTGGATAGCGCTCCAGCTTATACCAAGGAACAGTAG